From Methylobacterium radiodurans, a single genomic window includes:
- a CDS encoding undecaprenyl-phosphate glucose phosphotransferase yields the protein MSAFDVRDILKAAGPPGAVDAPRAPLAETTAPLAPGAISPVVVAGLVRMAEFAMICVLGIVLHAGLLGGVVPFGLRYAGVVGGIAAAAIGLFQIAGAYRMAAFRNVFKSAVKLCAGWALSFLAVAAVLLLTKLGDNYSRLWFGSYFAAGLPLLLAGRIVLGRVIRDQTRKGRFDRLTAIVGGGPAAEELINALETQKESGIRVVGVFDDRGDARSGDVVAGHPKLGTVSDLVAYARHTRLDLIVFTIPISAEARILQMLAKLWVLPIDIRLSAHATKLRLRPRSYSYLGSVPVLDVFDKPIADWDVVVKAVFDRCVGALLLLALAPVMLGVAAAVRLTSRGPILFRQKRHGFNNEIIEVLKFRSMYVDQCDPTAVRQVTRDDPRVTAVGRFIRKTSLDELPQLFNVLKGDLSLVGPRPHAIGARAANTFYDQVVDGYFARHKVKPGITGWAQINGWRGETDTNEKIQRRVEHDLYYIENWSVLFDLQILVTTPFALLKAENAY from the coding sequence ATGAGTGCGTTCGATGTCCGCGATATCCTGAAGGCGGCCGGCCCCCCCGGCGCGGTGGACGCGCCGCGCGCGCCGCTCGCCGAGACCACCGCCCCGCTCGCTCCCGGAGCGATCTCGCCGGTCGTCGTCGCCGGCCTGGTGCGCATGGCCGAGTTCGCGATGATCTGCGTGCTCGGCATCGTTCTCCATGCAGGGCTGCTGGGCGGGGTCGTGCCGTTCGGTCTGCGCTACGCGGGTGTGGTCGGCGGGATCGCCGCGGCCGCGATCGGCCTGTTCCAGATCGCGGGTGCCTATCGGATGGCGGCCTTCCGCAACGTCTTCAAGTCGGCGGTCAAGCTCTGTGCCGGCTGGGCGCTCAGCTTCCTCGCGGTCGCGGCGGTCCTGCTGCTGACCAAGCTCGGCGACAATTACTCGCGTCTCTGGTTCGGCAGCTACTTCGCGGCCGGCCTGCCGCTCCTGCTCGCGGGCCGCATCGTGCTCGGCCGCGTGATCCGCGACCAGACCCGCAAGGGGCGCTTCGATCGGCTCACGGCCATCGTCGGCGGCGGCCCGGCGGCCGAGGAGCTGATCAATGCCCTGGAGACCCAGAAGGAGAGCGGCATCCGCGTCGTCGGCGTGTTCGACGACCGGGGCGACGCCCGCTCCGGCGACGTGGTGGCCGGCCACCCGAAGCTCGGCACGGTGAGCGACCTCGTGGCCTATGCCCGCCATACCCGGCTCGACCTCATCGTGTTCACGATCCCGATCTCGGCCGAGGCGCGCATCCTGCAGATGCTCGCCAAGCTCTGGGTGCTGCCGATCGACATCCGGCTCTCGGCCCACGCCACGAAGCTGAGGCTTCGGCCGCGCAGCTACTCCTATCTCGGCTCCGTTCCGGTGCTCGACGTGTTCGACAAGCCGATCGCGGACTGGGACGTGGTGGTAAAGGCGGTGTTCGACCGCTGCGTCGGCGCCCTGCTGCTCCTCGCGCTGGCGCCCGTGATGCTCGGCGTCGCGGCCGCCGTGCGGCTCACCTCGCGCGGGCCGATTCTATTCCGGCAGAAGCGGCACGGCTTCAACAACGAGATCATCGAGGTCTTGAAGTTCCGCTCGATGTACGTCGATCAGTGCGACCCGACCGCCGTGCGCCAGGTAACGCGGGACGATCCCCGGGTGACGGCCGTTGGCCGCTTCATCCGCAAGACCTCGCTCGACGAGCTGCCCCAGCTCTTCAACGTGCTGAAGGGCGACCTCTCCCTCGTCGGGCCCCGCCCGCACGCGATCGGGGCGCGGGCCGCCAACACCTTCTACGATCAGGTGGTGGACGGCTACTTCGCCCGGCACAAGGTCAAGCCGGGCATCACGGGCTGGGCCCAGATCAACGGCTGGCGCGGCGAGACCGACACGAACGAGAAGATCCAGCGCCGCGTCGAGCACGATCTCTACTACATCGAGAATTGGTCGGTGCTGTTCGACCTGCAGATTCTCGTCACCACGCCCTTCGCGCTGCTCAAGGCCGAGAACGCCTACTGA
- a CDS encoding glycosyltransferase family 4 protein: MSTIPPDAGPTRRILHVFRAPVGGLFRHVVDLTRLQAAAGHAVGLVCDADTGGVRAEEMLADLAPQLALGVLRVPMRRNPDPGDLAALRAVARRAEAVGADVLHGHGAKGGLYARLAPVRRTGVLAPVRAYTPHGGSYNYRPGTLLHRLYMGVEGLLARRTDVFLFESAYVAGRHAAYVGPSSTVARAVTRIVHNGIGEAEFVPVVRAENPFDLVYVGELREAKGLPVLLEALAHLRASGRPLTLLMVGSGPDEAVLAARAAGLGLAGAVVFEPAQPIRPVLARGRVMVVPSYAESLPYVVLEAAAAAQPLVATDVGGIPEIFGAAAGDLVPPRNARALAEAIGRLLDEEPVRREARFRALSDAVRARFSMRNMGESVLSGYEAALRARASSGQASAAGRPGPASA; the protein is encoded by the coding sequence GTGTCCACGATCCCACCCGATGCCGGCCCGACGCGCCGGATCCTGCACGTGTTCCGAGCGCCGGTCGGCGGCCTGTTCCGTCACGTCGTCGATCTCACGCGGCTCCAGGCGGCTGCCGGACATGCGGTCGGCCTCGTCTGCGACGCTGATACGGGGGGTGTGCGGGCCGAGGAGATGCTGGCCGATCTCGCCCCGCAACTGGCGCTTGGCGTCCTGCGCGTGCCGATGCGGCGCAACCCCGATCCGGGCGACCTCGCGGCCCTGCGTGCTGTGGCGCGCCGTGCTGAGGCAGTGGGCGCCGACGTGCTGCACGGCCACGGGGCCAAGGGCGGCCTCTATGCCCGGCTCGCCCCAGTGCGCAGGACGGGCGTCCTGGCGCCGGTCCGCGCCTACACTCCGCACGGCGGCAGCTACAACTACCGGCCGGGCACCCTGCTGCACCGGCTCTACATGGGCGTCGAGGGGCTGCTCGCCCGGCGGACCGACGTCTTCCTGTTCGAGAGCGCGTACGTGGCCGGGCGCCACGCCGCCTATGTAGGGCCAAGCTCCACCGTCGCCCGCGCTGTCACCCGCATCGTCCACAACGGCATCGGCGAGGCGGAGTTCGTGCCGGTAGTGCGGGCCGAGAACCCGTTCGACCTCGTCTACGTGGGCGAGCTGCGCGAGGCCAAGGGTCTGCCGGTGCTGCTCGAAGCCCTCGCGCACCTGCGTGCTTCCGGCCGCCCTCTGACCCTGCTGATGGTGGGCTCGGGGCCTGACGAGGCGGTCCTGGCCGCGCGCGCCGCCGGCCTCGGCCTTGCCGGCGCGGTCGTCTTCGAGCCCGCCCAGCCGATCCGCCCGGTCCTCGCCCGCGGCCGGGTGATGGTGGTGCCCTCCTACGCCGAGTCTCTCCCCTACGTCGTGCTGGAGGCCGCCGCCGCCGCCCAGCCTCTGGTCGCCACCGATGTCGGCGGCATCCCGGAGATCTTCGGCGCGGCCGCCGGCGACCTCGTGCCGCCGCGGAACGCGCGGGCGCTGGCCGAGGCGATCGGCCGCCTGCTCGACGAGGAGCCCGTGCGGCGCGAGGCCCGCTTCCGCGCGCTCAGCGACGCCGTGCGCGCCCGCTTCTCGATGCGCAACATGGGCGAGAGCGTGCTCTCGGGCTACGAGGCGGCCCTGCGGGCCCGGGCGTCGAGCGGGCAGGCGTCGGCCGCGGGACGGCCGGGGCCGGCCTCCGCTTAA
- a CDS encoding response regulator, whose amino-acid sequence MIDADPQLAGLHILLVEDDYVVAVEMERWLRGAGASVVGPVARIEQALALIVGQVLDAAVLDINLDVGLGAEDTVYPLADRLDALGVPYLFVTGDVRVGRLPRYAAKPRLEKPLQEAELAAALRGLLDARAAEAVGMDLGASLRSPAGG is encoded by the coding sequence ATGATCGACGCTGACCCACAGTTGGCCGGCCTGCACATCCTGCTGGTCGAGGACGACTACGTCGTCGCAGTCGAGATGGAGCGCTGGCTGCGCGGGGCCGGGGCGAGCGTGGTCGGGCCGGTGGCCCGCATCGAGCAGGCGCTCGCGCTGATCGTCGGGCAGGTCCTCGACGCCGCCGTGCTCGACATCAACCTCGATGTCGGCCTCGGCGCCGAGGACACGGTCTACCCCCTGGCGGACCGGCTCGACGCGCTCGGCGTGCCCTACCTGTTCGTCACCGGCGACGTGCGCGTCGGCCGCCTGCCGCGATACGCGGCCAAGCCGCGCCTCGAGAAGCCGCTTCAGGAGGCGGAACTCGCGGCCGCCCTGCGTGGCCTTCTCGATGCCCGGGCCGCCGAAGCGGTCGGCATGGATCTCGGCGCGAGCCTCCGGAGCCCGGCCGGCGGCTGA
- a CDS encoding MucR family transcriptional regulator, translated as MTEELSDSTPDIVVLTGDIVSAYVSNNSVPAAELGGLIAGVHAALLRLTHAGAGVGSAPAEEPVEKPSAAQIRKSVTDEGLISFIDGKTYKTLKRHLTTHGLDPRSYRQRYGLPDDYPMVAPAYAAQRSALAKQIGLGRPGALAEREAGSRRKAA; from the coding sequence ATGACAGAAGAATTGTCTGACTCGACTCCCGATATCGTCGTGCTGACGGGTGACATTGTGTCGGCCTACGTTTCGAACAACTCGGTTCCTGCGGCCGAGCTCGGTGGTCTGATCGCCGGCGTGCACGCCGCGCTGCTGCGGTTGACGCACGCGGGCGCGGGCGTGGGCAGCGCTCCCGCCGAGGAGCCGGTCGAGAAGCCTTCCGCCGCCCAGATCCGCAAGTCGGTCACCGATGAGGGCCTGATCAGCTTCATCGACGGCAAGACCTACAAGACGCTCAAGCGCCACCTGACCACCCACGGCCTCGATCCGCGCTCCTACCGCCAGCGCTACGGGCTGCCCGACGACTACCCGATGGTCGCTCCAGCCTACGCCGCGCAGCGCTCGGCGCTCGCCAAGCAGATCGGTCTCGGACGCCCCGGTGCCCTCGCCGAGCGCGAGGCCGGCAGCCGTCGCAAGGCGGCCTGA
- a CDS encoding acyl-CoA thioesterase produces the protein MDAETLPDERPQGDLTVRTIAMPADTNANGDIFGGWVLSQMDQAGGIAGVDRAQGRVVTVALDAMTFIRPVRVGDVLCVYTRVVQVGRTSMKIAVEAWARRFCTQVRERVTAATFTFVAIDEAGRPRPIPPAPEAPVRP, from the coding sequence ATGGACGCTGAAACGCTGCCCGACGAGCGGCCGCAGGGGGACCTCACGGTCCGCACCATTGCGATGCCGGCCGACACCAACGCCAACGGCGACATCTTCGGCGGCTGGGTCCTCTCGCAGATGGATCAGGCCGGCGGCATCGCAGGCGTCGACCGCGCCCAGGGGCGGGTCGTCACCGTGGCGCTCGACGCCATGACCTTCATCCGCCCCGTGCGGGTCGGTGACGTGCTCTGCGTCTACACCCGCGTCGTGCAGGTGGGCCGCACCTCGATGAAGATTGCCGTCGAGGCCTGGGCCCGGCGCTTCTGCACTCAGGTCCGCGAGCGAGTGACCGCGGCGACCTTCACCTTCGTGGCCATCGATGAGGCCGGTCGGCCGCGCCCGATCCCGCCCGCGCCTGAGGCCCCGGTGCGGCCCTAG
- a CDS encoding YegP family protein, with amino-acid sequence MRFELYRDAGGQWRWRLRVQNGNVVADSAEGYARREDCEHGIALVKQSAAAPTVDMTTRIA; translated from the coding sequence ATGCGGTTCGAGCTGTATCGGGATGCGGGTGGTCAGTGGCGGTGGCGTCTGCGGGTGCAGAACGGCAACGTCGTGGCCGATTCCGCGGAGGGCTACGCCCGCCGGGAGGATTGCGAGCACGGTATCGCCCTGGTCAAGCAGAGCGCCGCCGCACCGACCGTCGACATGACCACCCGGATCGCCTGA
- a CDS encoding DEAD/DEAH box helicase translates to MTQFTDFGLAQPVLRALSEAGYTAPTPIQAQAIPPAMQGRDLCGIAQTGTGKTAAFALPILHRLSLSDRRAPRRGCRVLVLSPTRELANQIADSFADYGRHLPYTTTVVFGGVTIGRQERALAPGVDVLVATPGRLIDLVDRRALTLEGVEILVLDEADQMLDLGFIHALKRIVRMLPQKRQSLFFSATMPKNIAGLAEQYLSDPVQVAVTPVATTAERVEQQVMFVHTGAKQALLGHILRDPKIDRVLVFTRTKHGADRVVRGLDKVGIVGAAIHGNKSQPQRERALAAFRDGTCRVLVATDIAARGIDVEGVTHVVNFDLPNVPESYVHRIGRTARAGADGLAISFCNDEEKAYLRDIERLTRQKVPVAGFPEGFTPPSRQEAAEIAASEERRPERPQQRNGGRQGQPRQGQARHAQGAGGQGRPQAARPGEPGRQGRPPQGRPQQGRREEPRQDRAARPDGRPAGGQARRGNRPQGGGEGRAIGWLERAPRS, encoded by the coding sequence TTGACCCAGTTCACCGATTTCGGCCTCGCCCAGCCCGTGCTCCGGGCCCTCAGCGAGGCCGGCTACACCGCGCCCACGCCGATCCAGGCGCAGGCCATTCCCCCCGCCATGCAGGGCCGCGACCTGTGCGGCATCGCCCAGACCGGGACCGGCAAGACCGCGGCCTTCGCGCTGCCGATCCTGCACCGGCTCTCGCTCTCGGACCGCCGCGCCCCGCGCCGCGGCTGCCGGGTGCTGGTGCTCTCGCCGACCCGCGAGCTCGCCAACCAGATCGCCGATTCCTTCGCCGATTACGGCCGCCACCTGCCCTACACCACCACCGTGGTGTTCGGCGGCGTCACCATCGGCCGCCAGGAGCGGGCGCTGGCGCCGGGCGTCGACGTGCTCGTCGCCACCCCGGGCCGCCTCATCGACCTCGTCGACCGGCGCGCCCTGACGCTGGAGGGCGTCGAGATCCTCGTCCTCGACGAGGCCGACCAGATGCTCGACCTCGGCTTCATCCACGCCCTCAAGCGCATCGTGCGGATGCTGCCGCAGAAGCGCCAGAGCCTGTTCTTCTCGGCCACCATGCCGAAGAACATCGCTGGATTAGCCGAGCAGTACCTCTCCGATCCTGTGCAGGTCGCCGTCACCCCCGTCGCCACGACCGCCGAGCGCGTCGAGCAGCAGGTGATGTTCGTTCACACCGGTGCCAAGCAGGCGCTGCTCGGCCACATCCTGCGCGATCCGAAGATCGACCGCGTGCTGGTCTTCACCCGCACCAAGCACGGCGCCGACCGCGTGGTGCGCGGGCTCGACAAGGTCGGGATCGTCGGCGCGGCGATCCACGGCAACAAATCGCAGCCCCAGCGCGAGCGGGCGCTGGCCGCCTTCCGCGACGGCACCTGCCGCGTTCTGGTGGCCACCGACATCGCCGCCCGCGGCATCGACGTCGAGGGCGTGACCCACGTCGTCAACTTCGACCTGCCGAACGTGCCGGAGAGCTACGTCCACCGCATTGGGCGCACCGCGCGGGCCGGGGCAGACGGCCTCGCCATCTCGTTCTGCAACGACGAGGAGAAGGCGTATCTGCGCGACATCGAGCGCCTGACCCGCCAGAAGGTGCCGGTGGCGGGCTTCCCCGAGGGCTTCACCCCGCCGTCCCGCCAGGAGGCCGCCGAGATCGCGGCCTCCGAGGAGCGCCGGCCCGAGCGGCCGCAGCAGCGCAACGGCGGGCGCCAGGGCCAGCCCCGCCAGGGTCAGGCGCGTCACGCACAGGGTGCCGGCGGCCAGGGCCGGCCGCAGGCCGCGCGTCCCGGCGAGCCCGGACGTCAGGGCCGGCCGCCGCAAGGCCGTCCCCAGCAGGGCCGCCGCGAGGAGCCTCGCCAGGATCGGGCGGCGCGCCCGGACGGCCGCCCCGCGGGCGGCCAGGCGCGCCGTGGCAACCGCCCGCAGGGCGGGGGCGAGGGCCGTGCCATCGGCTGGCTGGAGCGCGCCCCGCGCTCCTGA
- a CDS encoding tRNA (cytidine(34)-2'-O)-methyltransferase encodes MLRLALYQPDIPQNTGTLLRMAACLGVAVEIIEPAGFDVSDRHLRRSGLDYLDHVAVTRHRSWAAFEGWRRAEGIRLVLATTAGALPHTAFGFRDGDCLLMGRESAGVPEAVHAAADARVVVPIRAGMRSLNVAVAAALVVGEALRQTGGFPG; translated from the coding sequence ATGCTCCGTCTCGCCCTCTACCAGCCCGACATCCCGCAGAACACCGGCACGCTTCTGCGCATGGCGGCCTGTCTGGGCGTCGCCGTCGAGATCATCGAGCCGGCGGGCTTCGACGTCTCGGACCGGCACCTGCGCCGCTCGGGCCTCGACTATCTCGACCACGTCGCGGTGACGCGGCACCGCTCCTGGGCGGCCTTCGAGGGCTGGCGCCGGGCGGAGGGCATCCGCCTCGTGCTCGCCACAACGGCGGGCGCCCTGCCCCACACGGCGTTCGGCTTTCGGGATGGCGACTGTCTGCTGATGGGGCGGGAATCGGCGGGTGTTCCGGAAGCCGTGCACGCGGCGGCAGATGCCCGCGTGGTGGTGCCGATCCGGGCCGGAATGCGCTCGCTCAACGTCGCGGTCGCGGCCGCTTTGGTGGTCGGCGAGGCTCTGCGCCAGACGGGCGGGTTCCCGGGGTGA